The following proteins are co-located in the Urocitellus parryii isolate mUroPar1 chromosome 15, mUroPar1.hap1, whole genome shotgun sequence genome:
- the Ces5a gene encoding carboxylesterase 5A isoform X3: MIGDWVYPGQALIWAIWILATIVRGAMAEMPERITSLGWVKGKQVSVLGSQVLVNVFLGIPYAAPPVGPLRFMDPQPASPWDGLRNATSYPPLCFQNTEWLLSHQHFLKVHYPKFGVSEDCLYLNIYAPAHADGGSNLPVMVWFPGGGFQSGSASIFDGSALAAYENVLIVTTQYRLGIFGFFSTQDQHASGNWAFKDQVASLSWIQENIMFFGGNPGSVTIFGESAGAISVSGLVLSPMSNGLFHRAIMESGVAIIPYLKSQDVERKEDMQIIAEACGSNASDSQALLKCLRAKSPEELLNLSQKAKHFTRVVDGKFFPEDPLDVLIHKTYTAIPSIIGVNNHECGFLLPMLETPDILKGSNKTHAFNLLQSFLKISTQYLYTVSKEYFHDKNSLLDIRDSLLDLLGDVFFVVPAIVTAQYHREEPTEKEKVLSRTMMKYWANFARTGDPNSDDLPHWPAYDEQEQYLMLDLNLKVGERLKESKVVFWTQTFPLIMSPSGDLLSPHSFLIFLSLHMAFLFSFPS; encoded by the exons ATGATTGGTGATTGGGTATATCCAGGTCAAGCCCTAATTTGGGCCATTTGGATCCTTGCAACCATCGTCAGGG GGGCCATGGCTGAAATGCCAGAGAGGATCACCAGCCTGGGATGGGTCAAGGGGAAGCAAGTCTCTGTGCTGGGAAGCCAAGTGCTTGTGAACGTGTTCCTTGGGATCCCTTATGCTGCACCCCCTGTGGGACCCCTGCGATTTATGGACCCTCAACCTGCAAGTCCCTGGGATGGCCTGCGTAATGCCACCTCCTACCCTCCATT GTGCTTCCAGAACACAGAGTGGCTGTTATCACATCAACACTTTCTCAAGGTGCATTATCCCAAATTTGGAGTGTCGGAAGACTGCCTGTACCTTAACATCTACGCGCCAGCACATGCTGATGGGGGCTCCAATCTCCCT gTCATGGTGTGGTTTCCGGGAGGTGGCTTCCAGAGCGGCTCAGCCTCCATCTTTGATGGGTCTGCCCTGGCTGCCTATGAGAATGTGCTGATTGTGACCACCCAGTACCGGCTGGGAATATTTGGCTTCTTCAG CACACAGGACCAGCATGCCTCAGGGAACTGGGCCTTCAAAGACCAGGTGGCTTCTCTATCCTGGATCCAAGAGAACATCATGTTCTTTGGTGGGAATCCTGGCTCTGTGACCATCTTTGGAGAGTCAGCTGGAGCCATAAGTGTTTCTGGCCTG GTTCTGTCCCCCATGAGCAATGGCTTATTCCACAGAGCCATCATGGAGAGTGGAGTGGCCATCATCCCATACCTGAAGTCCCAGGatgtggagaggaaggaggat ATGCAGATCATTGCAGAAGCCTGTGGCTCCAATGCCTCGGACTCCCAGGCCCTACTGAAGTGCCTCAGGGCAAAATCCCCTGAGGAGTTGCTGAATCTCAGCCAG AAAGCAAAACATTTCACTCGAGTGGTTGATGGTAAATTCTTTCCTGAAGACCCTCTAGACGTACTGATTCACAAAACATATACAGCAATTCCTTCTATCATTGGAGTCAATAACCACGAGTGTGGCTTCCTGCTGCCCATG TTGGAGACTCCTGACATCCTCAAAGGCTCCAACAAGACTCATGCTTTTAACTTGCTACAGTCCTTCTTG AAAATCTCTACCCAATATTTGTACACTGTGTCTAAAGAATACTTCCATGACAAGAACTCCCTGCTTGACATCCGAGACAGTCTCCTGGACTTGCTTGGAGATGTGTTCTTTGTGGTCCCTGCTATAGTTACGGCTCAATATCACAGAG AAGAACCCACCGAGAAGGAGAAAGTGCTAAGCAGGACCATGATGAAATACTGGGCTAACTTTGCTCGGACTGG GGACCCTAACAGTGATGACCTGCCCCACTGGCCAGCCTATGATGAGCAGGAGCAGTACTTgatgctggatttgaacttgaagGTCGGAGAGAGATTGAAAGAGTCCAAAGTGGTGTTTTGGACACAGACCTTCCCCTTGATTATGTCTCCGTCTGGAGATCTGCTCAGCCCTCATTCCTTTCTGATCTTCCTTTCTCTGCACATGGCTTTCTTGTTCTCGTTTCCTTCTTAG
- the Ces5a gene encoding carboxylesterase 5A isoform X1, with the protein MIGDWVYPGQALIWAIWILATIVRGEMFRAMAEMPERITSLGWVKGKQVSVLGSQVLVNVFLGIPYAAPPVGPLRFMDPQPASPWDGLRNATSYPPLCFQNTEWLLSHQHFLKVHYPKFGVSEDCLYLNIYAPAHADGGSNLPVMVWFPGGGFQSGSASIFDGSALAAYENVLIVTTQYRLGIFGFFSTQDQHASGNWAFKDQVASLSWIQENIMFFGGNPGSVTIFGESAGAISVSGLVLSPMSNGLFHRAIMESGVAIIPYLKSQDVERKEDMQIIAEACGSNASDSQALLKCLRAKSPEELLNLSQKAKHFTRVVDGKFFPEDPLDVLIHKTYTAIPSIIGVNNHECGFLLPMLETPDILKGSNKTHAFNLLQSFLKISTQYLYTVSKEYFHDKNSLLDIRDSLLDLLGDVFFVVPAIVTAQYHRDAGAPVYFYEFQHRPQVFENTKPAFVKADHTDEIRFVFGGPFLNNDIVMFEEPTEKEKVLSRTMMKYWANFARTGDPNSDDLPHWPAYDEQEQYLMLDLNLKVGERLKESKVVFWTQTFPLIMSPSGDLLSPHSFLIFLSLHMAFLFSFPS; encoded by the exons ATGATTGGTGATTGGGTATATCCAGGTCAAGCCCTAATTTGGGCCATTTGGATCCTTGCAACCATCGTCAGGGGTGAGATGTTCA GGGCCATGGCTGAAATGCCAGAGAGGATCACCAGCCTGGGATGGGTCAAGGGGAAGCAAGTCTCTGTGCTGGGAAGCCAAGTGCTTGTGAACGTGTTCCTTGGGATCCCTTATGCTGCACCCCCTGTGGGACCCCTGCGATTTATGGACCCTCAACCTGCAAGTCCCTGGGATGGCCTGCGTAATGCCACCTCCTACCCTCCATT GTGCTTCCAGAACACAGAGTGGCTGTTATCACATCAACACTTTCTCAAGGTGCATTATCCCAAATTTGGAGTGTCGGAAGACTGCCTGTACCTTAACATCTACGCGCCAGCACATGCTGATGGGGGCTCCAATCTCCCT gTCATGGTGTGGTTTCCGGGAGGTGGCTTCCAGAGCGGCTCAGCCTCCATCTTTGATGGGTCTGCCCTGGCTGCCTATGAGAATGTGCTGATTGTGACCACCCAGTACCGGCTGGGAATATTTGGCTTCTTCAG CACACAGGACCAGCATGCCTCAGGGAACTGGGCCTTCAAAGACCAGGTGGCTTCTCTATCCTGGATCCAAGAGAACATCATGTTCTTTGGTGGGAATCCTGGCTCTGTGACCATCTTTGGAGAGTCAGCTGGAGCCATAAGTGTTTCTGGCCTG GTTCTGTCCCCCATGAGCAATGGCTTATTCCACAGAGCCATCATGGAGAGTGGAGTGGCCATCATCCCATACCTGAAGTCCCAGGatgtggagaggaaggaggat ATGCAGATCATTGCAGAAGCCTGTGGCTCCAATGCCTCGGACTCCCAGGCCCTACTGAAGTGCCTCAGGGCAAAATCCCCTGAGGAGTTGCTGAATCTCAGCCAG AAAGCAAAACATTTCACTCGAGTGGTTGATGGTAAATTCTTTCCTGAAGACCCTCTAGACGTACTGATTCACAAAACATATACAGCAATTCCTTCTATCATTGGAGTCAATAACCACGAGTGTGGCTTCCTGCTGCCCATG TTGGAGACTCCTGACATCCTCAAAGGCTCCAACAAGACTCATGCTTTTAACTTGCTACAGTCCTTCTTG AAAATCTCTACCCAATATTTGTACACTGTGTCTAAAGAATACTTCCATGACAAGAACTCCCTGCTTGACATCCGAGACAGTCTCCTGGACTTGCTTGGAGATGTGTTCTTTGTGGTCCCTGCTATAGTTACGGCTCAATATCACAGAG ATGCTGGTGCCCCTGTGTACTTCTATGAGTTTCAGCACCGGCCTCAGGTCTTTGAAAACACGAAGCCAGCCTTTGTCAAAGCTGACCACACAGATGAAATCCGCTTTGTCTTCGGAGGTCCCTTTCTGAACAACGACATTGTCATGTTTG AAGAACCCACCGAGAAGGAGAAAGTGCTAAGCAGGACCATGATGAAATACTGGGCTAACTTTGCTCGGACTGG GGACCCTAACAGTGATGACCTGCCCCACTGGCCAGCCTATGATGAGCAGGAGCAGTACTTgatgctggatttgaacttgaagGTCGGAGAGAGATTGAAAGAGTCCAAAGTGGTGTTTTGGACACAGACCTTCCCCTTGATTATGTCTCCGTCTGGAGATCTGCTCAGCCCTCATTCCTTTCTGATCTTCCTTTCTCTGCACATGGCTTTCTTGTTCTCGTTTCCTTCTTAG
- the Ces5a gene encoding carboxylesterase 5A isoform X2, translating into MIGDWVYPGQALIWAIWILATIVRGAMAEMPERITSLGWVKGKQVSVLGSQVLVNVFLGIPYAAPPVGPLRFMDPQPASPWDGLRNATSYPPLCFQNTEWLLSHQHFLKVHYPKFGVSEDCLYLNIYAPAHADGGSNLPVMVWFPGGGFQSGSASIFDGSALAAYENVLIVTTQYRLGIFGFFSTQDQHASGNWAFKDQVASLSWIQENIMFFGGNPGSVTIFGESAGAISVSGLVLSPMSNGLFHRAIMESGVAIIPYLKSQDVERKEDMQIIAEACGSNASDSQALLKCLRAKSPEELLNLSQKAKHFTRVVDGKFFPEDPLDVLIHKTYTAIPSIIGVNNHECGFLLPMLETPDILKGSNKTHAFNLLQSFLKISTQYLYTVSKEYFHDKNSLLDIRDSLLDLLGDVFFVVPAIVTAQYHRDAGAPVYFYEFQHRPQVFENTKPAFVKADHTDEIRFVFGGPFLNNDIVMFEEPTEKEKVLSRTMMKYWANFARTGDPNSDDLPHWPAYDEQEQYLMLDLNLKVGERLKESKVVFWTQTFPLIMSPSGDLLSPHSFLIFLSLHMAFLFSFPS; encoded by the exons ATGATTGGTGATTGGGTATATCCAGGTCAAGCCCTAATTTGGGCCATTTGGATCCTTGCAACCATCGTCAGGG GGGCCATGGCTGAAATGCCAGAGAGGATCACCAGCCTGGGATGGGTCAAGGGGAAGCAAGTCTCTGTGCTGGGAAGCCAAGTGCTTGTGAACGTGTTCCTTGGGATCCCTTATGCTGCACCCCCTGTGGGACCCCTGCGATTTATGGACCCTCAACCTGCAAGTCCCTGGGATGGCCTGCGTAATGCCACCTCCTACCCTCCATT GTGCTTCCAGAACACAGAGTGGCTGTTATCACATCAACACTTTCTCAAGGTGCATTATCCCAAATTTGGAGTGTCGGAAGACTGCCTGTACCTTAACATCTACGCGCCAGCACATGCTGATGGGGGCTCCAATCTCCCT gTCATGGTGTGGTTTCCGGGAGGTGGCTTCCAGAGCGGCTCAGCCTCCATCTTTGATGGGTCTGCCCTGGCTGCCTATGAGAATGTGCTGATTGTGACCACCCAGTACCGGCTGGGAATATTTGGCTTCTTCAG CACACAGGACCAGCATGCCTCAGGGAACTGGGCCTTCAAAGACCAGGTGGCTTCTCTATCCTGGATCCAAGAGAACATCATGTTCTTTGGTGGGAATCCTGGCTCTGTGACCATCTTTGGAGAGTCAGCTGGAGCCATAAGTGTTTCTGGCCTG GTTCTGTCCCCCATGAGCAATGGCTTATTCCACAGAGCCATCATGGAGAGTGGAGTGGCCATCATCCCATACCTGAAGTCCCAGGatgtggagaggaaggaggat ATGCAGATCATTGCAGAAGCCTGTGGCTCCAATGCCTCGGACTCCCAGGCCCTACTGAAGTGCCTCAGGGCAAAATCCCCTGAGGAGTTGCTGAATCTCAGCCAG AAAGCAAAACATTTCACTCGAGTGGTTGATGGTAAATTCTTTCCTGAAGACCCTCTAGACGTACTGATTCACAAAACATATACAGCAATTCCTTCTATCATTGGAGTCAATAACCACGAGTGTGGCTTCCTGCTGCCCATG TTGGAGACTCCTGACATCCTCAAAGGCTCCAACAAGACTCATGCTTTTAACTTGCTACAGTCCTTCTTG AAAATCTCTACCCAATATTTGTACACTGTGTCTAAAGAATACTTCCATGACAAGAACTCCCTGCTTGACATCCGAGACAGTCTCCTGGACTTGCTTGGAGATGTGTTCTTTGTGGTCCCTGCTATAGTTACGGCTCAATATCACAGAG ATGCTGGTGCCCCTGTGTACTTCTATGAGTTTCAGCACCGGCCTCAGGTCTTTGAAAACACGAAGCCAGCCTTTGTCAAAGCTGACCACACAGATGAAATCCGCTTTGTCTTCGGAGGTCCCTTTCTGAACAACGACATTGTCATGTTTG AAGAACCCACCGAGAAGGAGAAAGTGCTAAGCAGGACCATGATGAAATACTGGGCTAACTTTGCTCGGACTGG GGACCCTAACAGTGATGACCTGCCCCACTGGCCAGCCTATGATGAGCAGGAGCAGTACTTgatgctggatttgaacttgaagGTCGGAGAGAGATTGAAAGAGTCCAAAGTGGTGTTTTGGACACAGACCTTCCCCTTGATTATGTCTCCGTCTGGAGATCTGCTCAGCCCTCATTCCTTTCTGATCTTCCTTTCTCTGCACATGGCTTTCTTGTTCTCGTTTCCTTCTTAG